The sequence gcttcattattatttttttgttctttattaTTTGATCATTTGGAAATACGATATTTGGTCatcagccaaatgactctttcgattAAATGACCCTAAACAAACCGAAAAACTgaatacacggaagaaaaaaagtacacagcgttgagtatttttaaacttacttttgagttattttttctcttccctttcatccactctttcttctgttgtcaacAACGAAACATTTCAATAACGACAGTTCAGTACGGGAAGCCAACCTTGAGTTTATTGCCTGAAGTCGAAAATGGGTGATTTTAACACCtccagcttgagcttgattgaccgCCCGTTGTTGCTACCCTATTAtggccagatcagctgttcttgcacagaggaaccaacagatgtttgatGGGGCtagcttccttcttcttcttcttattggcattacatccccacactgggacagagccgcctcgcagcttagtgttcattaacccgtttcggcccgggctacgatttcaaattgtaaaatccaccgttctcttgtttttcgaccgatttgcatgaaatttggaggaaagatgCATTAAACCCTATATTTTTGTGTAGGGGTATTGATTTGGTGATTGAGTCCTTGGGTACGGTTTTATCGAGGGGGTcccctgggtcaaatggggtcaaaaataggtcaacttccttttaatcgtagataactagtagtaaatgctctcaataatgatgcaatcgtttttattcatcattttgcaatagtgggaatagaaactgcacgtttggacctcaaaaatccggttacagatgttccgggaacctggttcccccagggaagtggtcacttttttagATGTTCTGaatcccagcttgcgacacatcaaacttcatgatttcgcaacACAAacacaatagaagacatttgcagagcatctgtgcacattagccacttccggaggttccctggaaacctgaagccctcagggaagtggtcactttttgattgaatctgaaacccagcttgcgacacatcgatcttcatgattttgcaacgcaaatacaataaagGCATTTGCAGAACTTCTGAGCGCATTGACCACtttcggaggttccctgggaacctggtgccctcaggaaagtggtcactttgtaggtggttctgaaacccagctttcgACTCATCGAACTCCATGGTTTTGCAACGCAAGTACAATAGAAGACAATTACAGAACATCAGATCacgttggccacttccggaggttccctgggaacctgttgccccaagggaagtggtcactttttgattaattctgaaacccagcttgcgacacatcgaacttcatgattttgcaacgcaaatacaatagaagacatttacagaacttctgagcgcattggccacttcTGGAGGTttcctgggaacctgatgccccaagggaagtggtcattttttgagtggttctgaaacccagcttgcgacacatcaaacttcatgattttgcaacacaaatacaatgGAAGACATTTGCTCAGCATCTTTGCACATTGTCCACTTCCGAAGGTTCCCTGAGAACATGATGCCCCAAGGAAAGTTCCCACTTTTTGAGTCGATTTGATACCCAGCTtgtgacacatcaaacttcagcTCTTTTCATCACAAATAGACATTTATAGACATTAGAGCCATTTACAGAGCATCTgggcacattggccacttccggaggttccctgggaagctgtagctctcagggaagtggtcgctTTTTGAATGTTTCTGAAACCCAGTTCACAACACatcaaattttctgattttgcaatacaaatacaatagaagacattggcAGAGTATCTGGGCACAATGACCTATTGCGGAGGTTTCCTGTAAACATACTGCATTTCACAACCTTGGGTGGttatgaaacccagcttgcgacacatccaacttgatgattttgtaacATAAAGAAGTTGAAGGCATTTGcacatttgcagagcatctgggGACATTGGGGTCATTCGCTGAAAACCTCGCCAAacaacccctccccccagaAAGTCATGAAACCCTGCTTGCTATATATCatacatgattttgcaacacgaaTACAATAGACAACATAAGCAGAACAGCAAGACCAATTCAATACTTCTTGAGCTTCGCGAGATGCCTGTGCAGCCAGAAAAGTGATTACTTTTTAATGGTAATCcagcttgcgacatatcaagctCCTCATGGTGTCTTCAGCACAGCgcagccagaaaattggtcgaggggggggggggtgttctgaaaaaaaatattgtttgggttggttcgaaaaaaaattttcttccaaaaattttgtctcttcCAAAACTCCCCCCCGTGGCTTCGCCACAGGTAAGTGGATATTGTTTGGTGGTTTTGAAAGCTATCTAGCaatacatcaaatatcataGTTTTGTAACACAGATTCAATGAAAGATACTTACGCTGCATCTAGATACATTAGGCCACTAATTTTTAAGGGTAAATATGCTATATGATATtttggggccttccttagccgtgcgataagatgcgcggctaaaaagcaagaccatgttgaacaAAGCTGGATAAGATTCCCAGTTCGGTGCAGAAAAGAATGCTCCGAAACACACAGTAGATTATTTGGAGAAAACAAAATCTttcagtttgatgtgtcgcaagctgttTTTCAGAACCAATTAAACGGCCACTTCCCTGGGGTCAtaaggttcccagggaaccccCGGAAGTGGCCGATGTGCCCAGATGTTCTCCAAATGTCTTCtgttgtatttgcgttgcaaaatcatggagtttgatgtgtcgaaagctgggtttcagagcCACTTACAAAAttaccacttccctgagggcaccaggttcccagggaacctccggaagtggccaatgcgctcagaagttctttaaatgtctcctattgtatttgcgttgcaaaatcctGAAGTTCGATGTGTCACAAGCTGGATTTCAGActcaatcaaaaagtgaccacttcccttggggcatcaggttcccaaagaacctccggaagtagccaatgtggtcagatgttctgcaaatgtcttcaattgtatttgcgttgcaaaatcatgatgtgtgtcgatgtgtcgcaagctgggtttcagaaccacttacaaagtgaccacttccctaagggaaccaggttcccagggaacctccggaagtggcgaatgtgcacagatgctctgcaaatgcctcctattgtatttgtgttgcgaaatcatgaagtttgatgtgtcgaaagctgggtttcagaactactcaaaaagtgaccacttccctgagggctttCAGGTTCCCAGAGAACCTCCGGAAGTAACGAATGTGcacagatgttctgcaaatgccTCCTAGTAAATTTGTgttgcgaaatcatgaagtttgatgtgtcgcaagctgggtttcagaacaactcaaaaagtgaccacttctcttgaggcatcaggttcccagggaacctccagaagtggccaatgtggtcagaagttctgcaaatgtcttctattgtatttgcgttgctaaatcatgaagttcgaggtgtcgcaagctgggtttaggAATCAATcagaaagtgaccacttccctgagggcaccaggtgcccagggaacctccggaagtggccaatgtggttaGAAGTTCTCCAAATGAttcctattgtatttgcgttgcaaaatcacgaagtttgatgtgtcgcaagctgggtttaaGAATcgatcaaaaagtgaccactcttttgagggcaccaggttcccagaGAATATCCGGAAGTGGTcaatgtggtcagatgttctgcaaatgtcccttatgtatttgcgttgcaaaatcatgaagttcgatgtgtcgcaagctgggtttcagaatcaattaaaaaatgaccacttcccttggggcatcaggttcccagggaacctccgggagtggccaatgtggtcagatgttctgaaaatgtcttctattgtatttgcgttgctaaatcatgaagttcgaggtgtcgcaagctgggtttaggAATCAATCAGAAAgggaccacttccctgagggcaccaggttcccagggaacttccggaagtggccaatgtggtcagatgtttTGCAAATGTCTCCTATTGTACTTGCgttgcgaaatcatgaagtttgatgtgtcgcaagctgggtttcagaatcaatcaaaaagtgaccacttccctgagggcttcaggttcccagggacccTCTGGAAGTGGCGAATGTGcacagatgctctgcaaatgtcttctattatatttgtgttgcaaaatcatgaagtttgatgtgtcgcaagctgggtttcaaaacaactcaaaaagtgaccacttccctgggggaaccaggttcccggaacatctgtaaccggattttggaggtccaaacgtgcagtttccattcccactattgcaaaatgatgaataaaaacgattgcatcattattGAGAGTATTTACTACTTGTTATCTAcgattaaaaggaagttgacctatttttgaccccatttgacccaggggaccccctcgataaaaccgtacccaaggacccaatcaccaaatcaatacacctacacaaaaatatagggtttaatgcatctttcctccaaatttcatgcaaatcggtcgaaaaacaagagaacggtagattttacaatttgaaatcgtaacccgggccgaaacgggttaagcacttccacagttattaactgcgaggtttctaagccaagttaccatttttgcatgcgtatatcatgaggctaacacgatgatacttttatgcccagggaagtcgagacaatttccaatccgaaaattgcctagaccggcaccgggaatcgaacccagccaccctctgcatggtattgctttgtagccgcgcgtcttaccgcacggctaaggagggccctaagaTGGggctagcactcatcttcaatgtacaactACTGGTGATCTAATTTGTTGGGTCAGAATGTAAGACAATGTAGGGAATgtaggggaggaaatgatgatgcaattattaccccactgcaagccgattatacctctgcacttgccacgagttcattttgttggaatttttgggttaggttcgaggggcagaggttcgtcttggttatgCCAATGTTActgttttttattgttaaatagaattgtcaagttgaaggtatagcaTTGAAATGGAAACAGTATGGAAGTcgatttccagttctagcgattgctagaacatgagaaatattgaggaagatacaaagtaggaaaatggaacggacctgggattgaaccctcgacctcctgcgtatgaggtagaaacagtagccatatgactaccaagcccgttccGAAGATGGGTGAATTTAACCTCCAGTTGAGCAAACCAAACTTATGCGAGGTACTTTTTTAATATAGGaataaaggcaaactacttcgatcccatttactcaattttggcttcccgtaggCGAGTGCGGAGTTGGGTGATTTGAACTCACTATTAGGTAGTTTAATTCTTCGGCGCTACTCTTCATTGCTCGCTTTACTGCACTTAAATCGTGTTAGTTCACCGACGAAAGCCGatgaaaaatttaaactttCAGAATAGTTAGAGATTAACGATGTGTGACTCCAAACCCCGCGTTTTCCATTCATTACAAATATCTTACCGCTCTAAGCTCCAACGGGCTGAAGATTCGCTCCATTTGCTTCCTTATTGGCACAGTCATAATGAGGAAGAATGGGAACGCTAAAGAGAAGGCCGAAGACTTGACGGTCCACAGCATGGCAAGGGATAGAACCTGTACCGTGGTAAAGATGTGCATCTTCCAGGAAGGCACCCGGCGCACAAATGGTACCTGTGGATGATGCTTAACAGGCATGAAGAATAGTCGCAACCTGTGGATTAAATTAAGAACAATATAATAAGacattttgaatcaattaaattGGATCAATGATGTACCTATCGAAGAATTGAACTCCACTCATGGATGCGATACCCATGTACAGGAAAACGCCGAATAGCACAGACATAGGAATGAGTCGAAGAATGGGCGCCATTGTCACCGAAAGCCCCACCATCAATGCCACGAAGAATCCAGAGATACGCTGCTCTTTCACATCCGTAATGTGTGGAGAATCGCCAGGTGCGTGCGTTCTGTAAAAGGATTGGTGAGTTAATTATCAAACCGATAAACAGTTAGTCTTTGCAATGCGAACCTTGACATGATCGTCACTGCCGATACGTGAGTAACCGAGCGCACAGTAGCAGCACAGTGCCATGGCATACCTAAGAACCCACACACCGTATTGAGGAAGCACAGTAACACGATATCCATATGGAGGCCGGATCCTTTCTTCAGACCGCGTTCCGGCTTGTCTACAATCAGCTCGGAGATGTGAGTTTCCATGAAGATCAGAATGTACACCAACAAGGCAGGTACGCCGGCCACGAACGGCATCCAACTAGGAACTCCATCCAAGGGAATAAGCCATCCCCGACGTGTTTCGTCACTTGGCGAGAGACCTTCCGGCACGCTAAGCTTTTCTGTGTATACTTGGGGAATCAAATAATCGAGGAGCACGAAGATAGCAATCGAGATTGGCACGCCAAAATCTCCAAGGGCTCGTCGAGCGTTACGTCCCAGGAAGTGAGAATTTCTGAACAATTTCAGATAGTAAGCCAGCGAAAACGTTCCCAGAGTAAGAATGGTGCAGAACAAAGCGGTGTTTGGCTGGTTCAAAGGACCGATAGCATCGGATGGGGGTAGCAGGTTATCAGTTAGAGGTTCAACGGTTGTGTTGGCAACAGCGGTAAGACTTTCCGCTAGAAGTCCAACCGTAGAACCAATCGTTGAGTTGGAATCGGTTTCGAGCAGTGGCTGGGGAGTGATTATCGTCATGTTCTTATACTGATACTCAGCAAGAAGGGGATGACGTCCGTAAACGTAGATAAGCTTCATAACGGTCTCAACAATATAGATCAATGTGATCACAGCGGAGAAAATTTCTTGAGTAAAACGAGTAAAGAGTCGTACGTAGACACTGCCCTCGAATGCAGATACTACCAAAGCAATAATGGCTAGCCAAATTCCGACATAGACTCGCACCGTCAAGAAATTGTAATCGTTCGAGATACAAAATTGATTGAGCGCTTCatcaaataacaatagcggACCAGTGGTACCGATGATGACCAACGGTTGGCCGgaaaacaaatgaaacacaacACCGACCATCGACGCAGATACTAAAGTTTCCGAGATCCCAATTAGATTTTGGGTCTTATCAGACGAAAGACCTCCAAAAGTAATGGCCGTTGATAACGCAGCGAAGTACATGAAGATGGTAGCCGCAAGAGTTTCCGTATTCAAACCGTCCTTTATATCACTCATGTACATGGGATACCTTCGTTTAATATCATTTATCAGGCCACCCCATAGTCGGTTGGTcttttccaatggatttttgGGAGGTTTCTTTCCATCGCCGTCGGCTGCCGCTAAAAGCTTCTTCTCCTCTTCGCTGGTCAGCAGCGGTTGTTTGCTTTTGATCTTCTCATCGattgctttcttctttctcaaTCGGATCATATCACTCTTGGCCTTTAGCTCGTCGAATGGAAGTAGCGCCTGCCTTTCCCACTTGCCCGGTGGTAGCACAATAGAATCATCTAGAAACTCATTAATGGCGGAAAGCAAATCCTTTCTATCGTCCGCCCGGTACGCAATATCATGGAAATGCTCGTTAGACATAAGTGTGGCGATTGATCGACCCACCTCATGGTAGTCCAACTCAGCAGTCTTCGGTCCTAACAGAATGAACAGAAAACGCACCGGAATCGGCACTTCCGTAATACTGGGCATGGGAATACCCTCGGCCAAACGGACGAAGGCAATCGTGGGTTGCTCGAGAAATTCGACCGATCCTACCAGTACCGTTGTGGCTTCCGCTCCCTCGGGGATACGTTTCAGAATCGATTCCTTCTGGGCACGGATTTTGATGTCCTCCTGTGACGAAGTGTACGTTTCCTCGTGCATGTTGATCTTGGTTTCGCCATACCCATGGCCATTGATGTCGTTGGATGGTACGATTCTTGGCTTTTTATCATCAACGCTCTATGGgataaatgtaaaaaaagttAGGAAAGGAAAATCGTGTGTTAAAATCATTGTAGTTTACattgttttaaatattattcctgaattaattattttttggaCATCAAACAGAAAACAATACATTAGTTAtgtaaaacagaaaaaaaaaacaattaacaaTTAATTACATCAAGCATTTGGCAAACTCATATGGTGAGCAAGCGGACAGATCATGCGTAAAGCAAAAGATTACGGAAAAATCGAAATGGAACAAAATCTGCTAAAGTAGTCGCACATTCTAAGTACTCGCTTTTGGGGACATAACGCTTACAATATTAACTTATTTAATAGAtttgaattcttccggaatcctgtcgttaattttttcttctcaaaatgaccaaattgccctttctgccaaacgaccactTTGGCCAAAATAACCTTTTCGATTacacggctttttcggccaatgacattttcggcctggTGCAACCTGGATAACGCTAAAtggactacaaagcaagattcAACGATAGGAATTTGCCTATTTTTCGGGAATTATCTATTATTGAACTAAATGGCGCACAAGTAAGGGAGATGGGAGTATTGCCGGCCCCCTACAGAGTGAGTGACCAGATGTATgagtgagcacacaagtaagcctCACATGGTACAAATGATCAGTAGTGTGATGTACATGAGGTACAGGTGCAAGTAGGCTGCTGCGGCAGCAGTATATTACGCGGGCATGCCTATTCAGGTCCGGAAGTCCCGCACGGAGTGTTAGAGCAGGTTTTGAATGAGGTTGGGTGAAGCTGTCGTAATTTATGCTTTCACCAAGATGCAGGGCAGGGGGCTACCACACTAATTGAGGACTGCCTTGGTTGTGAGCTGCCAATTTGGGGTACCTCCGGCAAGGTACCTGGGCATCGTCTTGTTAGAAGTCTCGTGGGTCCGGTgcgtgagtgttggggcacatgtggcgCCAGTGTGTCTTTCATGCAGAGGCGGTGCATGGGGAGTAGTTGGacagttgaggcgcatacgtgcacatTGTGTACGTCTTGAGGGAGTGCAATACTCAATAATCACCCCGATGTATTGcttaacagccctgacacgacggccctccgacgagacaggaggtttgcgcaggcccaataagccgcctttaaaaacaactattacgaacgacatagaagataatacgactcgatataatcggcaacgacctaggcgacgaataaaggatcacgattggaagcttggaacatggaactgcaagtcgctaggcttcgcaggttgcgacaggataatctacgatgaattacatcccggcaacttcgatgtcgtagcgctgcaggaaatctgctggacaggacagaaagtgtggaaaagcgggcatcgagcggctaccttctaccaaagctgtggcaccaccaacgagctgggaaccggcttcatagtgctggaaagatgcgccaacgcgtgattgggtggcagccaatcaacgcaaggatgtgcaagctgaggataaaaggccgtttcttcaactatagcatcatcaacgtgcactgcccacatgaagggagatccgacgacgagaaagaagcgttctatgcgcagctggagcagacatacgatggatgcccactgcgggacgtcaaaatcgtcatcggtaacatgaacgctcaggtaggaagggaggaaatgtatagaccggtcatcggaccggatagtctgcataccgtatcgaacgacaacggccaacgatgcataaactttgcagcctcccgcggaatggtagtccgaagcactttcttcccccgcaagaatatccacaaggccacctggaaatcacctaatcaagtaacggaaaaccaaatcgaccacgttctaatcgatggtaaattcttctccgacatcacgaacgtatgcacttaccgcagtgcgaatattgaatccgaccactacctcgtcgcagtatgtctgcgctcaaaactctcgacggtgatcaacacgcgtcggagtcgtccgccgcggcttaacattaggcggctacaagacggtagactagcccaagactacgcgcagcagctggaagtggcactcccaacggaagagcagctaggcgcagcatctcttgaagatggctggagagatattcgatccgccattggaagcaccgcaaccgctgcactaggcacggtggctccggatcagagaaacgactgacggcgaatgtgagcagttagttgaggagaagaatgcagcatgggcgagattgctgcaacaccgcacgagggcgaacgaggcacgatacaaacgggcgcggaacagacaaaactcgattttccggaggaaaaagcgccagcaggaagatcgagaccgtgaagagacggaggaactgtaccgcgctaataacgcacgaaagttctatgagaagttgaaccgttcacgtaagggccacgtgccacagcctgatatgtgtaaggacataaacgggaaccttcttacgaacgagcgtgaggtgatccaaaggtggcggcagcactacgaagagcacctgaatggcgatatggcagacaacggtggcggtatggtaatgaacctaggagcacgcgcgcaggacatgcgacttccggctccgaatctccaggaaatccaggaggagatcggccggctgaaaaacaacaaagcccctggagttgaccaactaccagaagagctgtttaaacacggtggtgaagcactggctagagcgctgcactgggtggtTTGggaggtttgggaggatgaggttctgccgcaggagtggatggaaggtgtcgtgtgtcccatctacaaaaagggcgataagctggattgtagcaactaccgcgcaatcacattgctgaacgccgcctacaaggtactctctcaaattttatgccgtcgactaacaccaattgcaagagagttcgtggggcagtaccaggcgggatttatgggtgaacgctctaccacagaccaggtgttcgccatacgtcaggtattgcagaaatgccgcgaatatcatctatttatcgacttcaaagccgcatatgatacaatcgatggatcgggtgatgtgcgtagttcgagtttcaggggcattctcgagtcccttcgaaacccgtagagggttacggcaaggtgatggtctttcgtttctgctattcaacatcgctttggagggagtaatacgaagggcagggattgacacgagtggtacgattttcacgaagtccgtccagttattaggtttcgccgacgacattgatatcatggcacgtaactttgagaggatggaggaagcctacatcagactgaaaagcgaagctaaacggattggactagtcatcaacacgtcgaagacgaagtacatgataggaagaggctcaagagaggtcaatgtgagccacccactacgagtttctatcggtggtgacgaaatcgaggtggttgaagaatttgtgtacttaggctcactggtgaccgccgataacgataccagcagagaaattcggtgacgcatagtggctggaaatcgtacgtactttggactccgcaagacgctccgatcgaatagagttcgccgccgtaccaaactgactatctacaaaacgcttataagaccggtagttctctacggacacgagacctggacgatgctcgtggaggaccaacgcgcactgggagttttcgaaaggaaagtgttgcgtaccatctatggtggggtgcagatggcggacggtacgtggaggaggcgaa comes from Armigeres subalbatus isolate Guangzhou_Male chromosome 2, GZ_Asu_2, whole genome shotgun sequence and encodes:
- the LOC134211039 gene encoding anion exchange protein 2 isoform X1, whose protein sequence is MDNRKVVGKMTKVSPLVKFRVKAFLTSNDDPNQVQLDDEMEKVFGSAGTDKERFELKRLNDEVQVDNSPLKYDESHRSVDNRPLLASAALRPMDSPAASGGNGAVGESGPSTGPQNNGGSPATTNTPTSPISISSKSGTTTKPSNDTTLEDSTSNDFSETVQDEPVVDQGTLQGEQWDASARRNVHFDSNDRPPQFGGLQIEDSNEERRRRSERHHPHKSRKYSLQEYHPEWRRQSGTEGVSTTTRRVSVQPEDAALQEADIDELTSHRSDDPRALRRHKVSAQSQTQPGGPSMVNINRKEGDKLQNLLPSNKFKKMYDHSPHEVFVQLDELTGSGEEREWKETARWIKYEEDVEEGADRWGRPHVASLSFHSLLNLRRCLETGVVLMDLEEKDLPSVAYRIVEQMVIDELIHEDDKPTIMRALLLRHRHVNEHSHGGFHFGPKRKYSSYSSLQSLSLRAEDGNNGEVIVGVRRLNSFVSPTQSYTLSPPLLHHPNYSPSLVAKQQQNHGHQKHRNSLQRQPSIGSTSGGVQLNHHHKRTESQDSSSCALPVGITTVTSAVGMRRNSPIALTVVNESVDDKKPRIVPSNDINGHGYGETKINMHEETYTSSQEDIKIRAQKESILKRIPEGAEATTVLVGSVEFLEQPTIAFVRLAEGIPMPSITEVPIPVRFLFILLGPKTAELDYHEVGRSIATLMSNEHFHDIAYRADDRKDLLSAINEFLDDSIVLPPGKWERQALLPFDELKAKSDMIRLRKKKAIDEKIKSKQPLLTSEEEKKLLAAADGDGKKPPKNPLEKTNRLWGGLINDIKRRYPMYMSDIKDGLNTETLAATIFMYFAALSTAITFGGLSSDKTQNLIGISETLVSASMVGVVFHLFSGQPLVIIGTTGPLLLFDEALNQFCISNDYNFLTVRVYVGIWLAIIALVVSAFEGSVYVRLFTRFTQEIFSAVITLIYIVETVMKLIYVYGRHPLLAEYQYKNMTIITPQPLLETDSNSTIGSTVGLLAESLTAVANTTVEPLTDNLLPPSDAIGPLNQPNTALFCTILTLGTFSLAYYLKLFRNSHFLGRNARRALGDFGVPISIAIFVLLDYLIPQVYTEKLSVPEGLSPSDETRRGWLIPLDGVPSWMPFVAGVPALLVYILIFMETHISELIVDKPERGLKKGSGLHMDIVLLCFLNTVCGFLGMPWHCAATVRSVTHVSAVTIMSRTHAPGDSPHITDVKEQRISGFFVALMVGLSVTMAPILRLIPMSVLFGVFLYMGIASMSGVQFFDRLRLFFMPVKHHPQVPFVRRVPSWKMHIFTTVQVLSLAMLWTVKSSAFSLAFPFFLIMTVPIRKQMERIFSPLELRALDGSQPNEGAEDEPDFYEQAPIPA
- the LOC134211039 gene encoding anion exchange protein 2 isoform X2 translates to MSRRDNNVRKLSFLGFNTKETSNDDPNQVQLDDEMEKVFGSAGTDKERFELKRLNDEVQVDNSPLKYDESHRSVDNRPLLASAALRPMDSPAASGGNGAVGESGPSTGPQNNGGSPATTNTPTSPISISSKSGTTTKPSNDTTLEDSTSNDFSETVQDEPVVDQGTLQGEQWDASARRNVHFDSNDRPPQFGGLQIEDSNEERRRRSERHHPHKSRKYSLQEYHPEWRRQSGTEGVSTTTRRVSVQPEDAALQEADIDELTSHRSDDPRALRRHKVSAQSQTQPGGPSMVNINRKEGDKLQNLLPSNKFKKMYDHSPHEVFVQLDELTGSGEEREWKETARWIKYEEDVEEGADRWGRPHVASLSFHSLLNLRRCLETGVVLMDLEEKDLPSVAYRIVEQMVIDELIHEDDKPTIMRALLLRHRHVNEHSHGGFHFGPKRKYSSYSSLQSLSLRAEDGNNGEVIVGVRRLNSFVSPTQSYTLSPPLLHHPNYSPSLVAKQQQNHGHQKHRNSLQRQPSIGSTSGGVQLNHHHKRTESQDSSSCALPVGITTVTSAVGMRRNSPIALTVVNESVDDKKPRIVPSNDINGHGYGETKINMHEETYTSSQEDIKIRAQKESILKRIPEGAEATTVLVGSVEFLEQPTIAFVRLAEGIPMPSITEVPIPVRFLFILLGPKTAELDYHEVGRSIATLMSNEHFHDIAYRADDRKDLLSAINEFLDDSIVLPPGKWERQALLPFDELKAKSDMIRLRKKKAIDEKIKSKQPLLTSEEEKKLLAAADGDGKKPPKNPLEKTNRLWGGLINDIKRRYPMYMSDIKDGLNTETLAATIFMYFAALSTAITFGGLSSDKTQNLIGISETLVSASMVGVVFHLFSGQPLVIIGTTGPLLLFDEALNQFCISNDYNFLTVRVYVGIWLAIIALVVSAFEGSVYVRLFTRFTQEIFSAVITLIYIVETVMKLIYVYGRHPLLAEYQYKNMTIITPQPLLETDSNSTIGSTVGLLAESLTAVANTTVEPLTDNLLPPSDAIGPLNQPNTALFCTILTLGTFSLAYYLKLFRNSHFLGRNARRALGDFGVPISIAIFVLLDYLIPQVYTEKLSVPEGLSPSDETRRGWLIPLDGVPSWMPFVAGVPALLVYILIFMETHISELIVDKPERGLKKGSGLHMDIVLLCFLNTVCGFLGMPWHCAATVRSVTHVSAVTIMSRTHAPGDSPHITDVKEQRISGFFVALMVGLSVTMAPILRLIPMSVLFGVFLYMGIASMSGVQFFDRLRLFFMPVKHHPQVPFVRRVPSWKMHIFTTVQVLSLAMLWTVKSSAFSLAFPFFLIMTVPIRKQMERIFSPLELRALDGSQPNEGAEDEPDFYEQAPIPA